One Ahaetulla prasina isolate Xishuangbanna chromosome 1, ASM2864084v1, whole genome shotgun sequence DNA window includes the following coding sequences:
- the LOC131189182 gene encoding neuronal PAS domain-containing protein 4-like isoform X2: MTPKEPPFAAAVVVDPELVHSLSGFILALTAKGKLAYVSENVPHFLGFSVVELLAQGNSIFDLLNSTASRIMQEKLSFAHQHPGTEIEFIIEMRTSRAFQVKYGRNRPIVMRGRFLPLDTQLTSAPPALTFVAFCAPVPRGVEEEDNMSQNSTFQSQHTLDMKIAEMTENVIYHLGYKKEELIGQSWYCLLHPEDIGRGAEMHRNLISGQSAGKHNQHVIIRLCCKDLSWVWVQVTALRENGKGKLITCRNHILRDKEALYIQNQDSTPRGPAREGAPEYSSSQLPEASNVKMLPAPLQSPFPTSMTVPSMKTEAVSMELSQETQFPFLSAEEHKSLSCPEREDRLTSCNPGGFGSPKYTFSSDSSFGVDSSLFAERPSIGLFPAMNASPDSDRWAISMLADQIHSLAEVFSQYTKQRSQESLGVHWLGHPAEAAPLVARQDLGANGAINFSEEISVDEETITSILNNFSDHDVQNQPSFEQRPIGHFHLANTQLQLSTYQTLVPETNPLSFSIPSEFDLLDSQWDGKSYNIYEQGVRSEEAAPFGVSAIAD; this comes from the exons ATGACACCCAAAGAACCAccttttgctgctgctgttgttgtagaTCCAGAACTGGTGCATTCACTTTCGGGGTTCATTCTAGCTCTCACTGCAAAGGGGAAATTGGCCTATGTCTCTGAGAACGTACCGCATTTCCTTGGGTTTTCTGTG gtAGAACTGCTAGCACAAGGCAACTCCATCTTCGACCTCCTGAATAGCACAGCAAGCCGGATCATGCAAGAAAAACTCTCTTTTGCCCATCAGCATCCAGGCACTG AAATTGAGTTCATCATTGAAATGCGTACCTCAAGAGCCTTTCAGGTTAAGTATGGAAGGAACCGTCCAATAGTCATGCGGGGCAGATTCCTCCCACTTGACACACAGTTGACGTCTGCCCCTCCTGCTCTCACTTTTGTTGCTTTCTGTGCTCCCGTCCCTCGTGGGGTTGAAGAAGAGGACAACATGTCCCAGAACTCCACCTTCCAGAGCCAGCATACATTAGATATGAAGATTGCTGAAATGACTGAAAA TGTTATTTATCACCTTGGTTATAAGAAAGAAGAATTAATTGGTCAGTCTTGGTATTGTCTACTGCATCCTGAAGATATTGGAAGAGGGGCAGAGATGCACAGAAACCTGA TTTCAGGGCAGAGTGCTGGGAAACACAATCAGCATGTAATCATACGTTTATGCTGCAAAGACCTGAGCTGGGTCTGGGTGCAAGTCACTGCACTGAGGGAGAATGGAAAAGGAAAGCTGATCACTTGCAGAAACCACATCCTCAG GGACAAAGAAGCTCTCTACATCCAGAACCAAGACTCCACACCCAGAG GTCCAGCCAGGGAAGGGGCACCTGAGTATTCTTCTTCGCAACTTCCAGAGGCTTCTAATGTAAAAATGCTTCCTGCTCCTCTTCAGTCTCCATTTCCAACCAGTATGACTGTCCCTAGCATGAAGACTGAAGCCGTCAGCATGGAATTGTCTCAAGAAACCCAATTCCCTTTTCTTTCTGCTGAAGAGCACAAGAGTCTCTCATGCCCAGAAAGAGAGGATAGGCTGACCTCTTGCAACCCTGGTGGTTTCGGCTCGCCAAAATACACATTTTCCTCTGACAGCAGCTTTGGTGTAGACTCTTCTTTATTTGCAGAAAGGCCATCTATAGGATTGTTTCCAGCAATGAATGCGAGCCCCGATTCAGACAGGTGGGCTATCAGTATGCTAGCTGATCAAATCCACTCCCTGGCTGAAGTCTTCTCTCAATACACCAAGCAAAGGTCTCAGGAGTCTCTTGGCGTTCACTGGCTTGGACATCCTGCTGAGGCTGCTCCTCTAGTGGCAAGACAGGACTTGGGGGCTAATGGAGCCATCAACTTTTCAGAAGAAATATCAGTGGATGAAGAAACCATCACCAGTATTTTAAACAACTTCTCAGATCATGATGTCCAGAACCAACCCAGTTTTGAACAGAGACCAATAGGCCATTTTCACTTAGCAAATACCCAGTTGCAGCTTTCTACGTACCAGACTCTTGTACCAGAAACAAATCCTTTGTCTTTCTCTATACCATCTGAGTTTGATCTGCTTGATTCCCAATGGGATGGAAAATCGTATAACATATATGAGCAGG
- the LOC131189182 gene encoding neuronal PAS domain-containing protein 4-like isoform X1 yields MTPKEPPFAAAVVVDPELVHSLSGFILALTAKGKLAYVSENVPHFLGFSVVELLAQGNSIFDLLNSTASRIMQEKLSFAHQHPGTEIEFIIEMRTSRAFQVKYGRNRPIVMRGRFLPLDTQLTSAPPALTFVAFCAPVPRGVEEEDNMSQNSTFQSQHTLDMKIAEMTENVIYHLGYKKEELIGQSWYCLLHPEDIGRGAEMHRNLISGQSAGKHNQHVIIRLCCKDLSWVWVQVTALRENGKGKLITCRNHILRDKEALYIQNQDSTPRGISPASSKQNYCSGNTLQPLKPNEVIFFLHEPGPAREGAPEYSSSQLPEASNVKMLPAPLQSPFPTSMTVPSMKTEAVSMELSQETQFPFLSAEEHKSLSCPEREDRLTSCNPGGFGSPKYTFSSDSSFGVDSSLFAERPSIGLFPAMNASPDSDRWAISMLADQIHSLAEVFSQYTKQRSQESLGVHWLGHPAEAAPLVARQDLGANGAINFSEEISVDEETITSILNNFSDHDVQNQPSFEQRPIGHFHLANTQLQLSTYQTLVPETNPLSFSIPSEFDLLDSQWDGKSYNIYEQGVRSEEAAPFGVSAIAD; encoded by the exons ATGACACCCAAAGAACCAccttttgctgctgctgttgttgtagaTCCAGAACTGGTGCATTCACTTTCGGGGTTCATTCTAGCTCTCACTGCAAAGGGGAAATTGGCCTATGTCTCTGAGAACGTACCGCATTTCCTTGGGTTTTCTGTG gtAGAACTGCTAGCACAAGGCAACTCCATCTTCGACCTCCTGAATAGCACAGCAAGCCGGATCATGCAAGAAAAACTCTCTTTTGCCCATCAGCATCCAGGCACTG AAATTGAGTTCATCATTGAAATGCGTACCTCAAGAGCCTTTCAGGTTAAGTATGGAAGGAACCGTCCAATAGTCATGCGGGGCAGATTCCTCCCACTTGACACACAGTTGACGTCTGCCCCTCCTGCTCTCACTTTTGTTGCTTTCTGTGCTCCCGTCCCTCGTGGGGTTGAAGAAGAGGACAACATGTCCCAGAACTCCACCTTCCAGAGCCAGCATACATTAGATATGAAGATTGCTGAAATGACTGAAAA TGTTATTTATCACCTTGGTTATAAGAAAGAAGAATTAATTGGTCAGTCTTGGTATTGTCTACTGCATCCTGAAGATATTGGAAGAGGGGCAGAGATGCACAGAAACCTGA TTTCAGGGCAGAGTGCTGGGAAACACAATCAGCATGTAATCATACGTTTATGCTGCAAAGACCTGAGCTGGGTCTGGGTGCAAGTCACTGCACTGAGGGAGAATGGAAAAGGAAAGCTGATCACTTGCAGAAACCACATCCTCAG GGACAAAGAAGCTCTCTACATCCAGAACCAAGACTCCACACCCAGAGGTATTTCTCCAGCTTCCTCCAAACAAAATTATTGTTCTGGAAACACACTGCAGCCGTTGAAGCCAaatgaagtcatttttttccttcatgaGCCAGGTCCAGCCAGGGAAGGGGCACCTGAGTATTCTTCTTCGCAACTTCCAGAGGCTTCTAATGTAAAAATGCTTCCTGCTCCTCTTCAGTCTCCATTTCCAACCAGTATGACTGTCCCTAGCATGAAGACTGAAGCCGTCAGCATGGAATTGTCTCAAGAAACCCAATTCCCTTTTCTTTCTGCTGAAGAGCACAAGAGTCTCTCATGCCCAGAAAGAGAGGATAGGCTGACCTCTTGCAACCCTGGTGGTTTCGGCTCGCCAAAATACACATTTTCCTCTGACAGCAGCTTTGGTGTAGACTCTTCTTTATTTGCAGAAAGGCCATCTATAGGATTGTTTCCAGCAATGAATGCGAGCCCCGATTCAGACAGGTGGGCTATCAGTATGCTAGCTGATCAAATCCACTCCCTGGCTGAAGTCTTCTCTCAATACACCAAGCAAAGGTCTCAGGAGTCTCTTGGCGTTCACTGGCTTGGACATCCTGCTGAGGCTGCTCCTCTAGTGGCAAGACAGGACTTGGGGGCTAATGGAGCCATCAACTTTTCAGAAGAAATATCAGTGGATGAAGAAACCATCACCAGTATTTTAAACAACTTCTCAGATCATGATGTCCAGAACCAACCCAGTTTTGAACAGAGACCAATAGGCCATTTTCACTTAGCAAATACCCAGTTGCAGCTTTCTACGTACCAGACTCTTGTACCAGAAACAAATCCTTTGTCTTTCTCTATACCATCTGAGTTTGATCTGCTTGATTCCCAATGGGATGGAAAATCGTATAACATATATGAGCAGG
- the LOC131189182 gene encoding neuronal PAS domain-containing protein 4-like isoform X3, protein MNTKTMTILCENCNKPVRRRERKVSAPISVPRRKLCTPRTFRSTKGASKARRDQINVELQTLRSLLPISDQDKEQLSYLHTMALVCFHIRETQLFNSGSHQMTPKEPPFAAAVVVDPELVHSLSGFILALTAKGKLAYVSENVPHFLGFSVVELLAQGNSIFDLLNSTASRIMQEKLSFAHQHPGTEIEFIIEMRTSRAFQVKYGRNRPIVMRGRFLPLDTQLTSAPPALTFVAFCAPVPRGVEEEDNMSQNSTFQSQHTLDMKIAEMTENVIYHLGYKKEELIGQSWYCLLHPEDIGRGAEMHRNLISGQSAGKHNQHVIIRLCCKDLSWVWVQVTALRENGKGKLITCRNHILRDKEALYIQNQDSTPRGISPASSKQNYCSGNTLQPLKPNEVIFFLHEPGPAREGAPEYSSSQLPEASNVKMLPAPLQSPFPTSMTVPSMKTEAVSMELSQETQFPFLSAEEHKSLSCPEREDRLTSCNPGGFGSPKYTFSSDSSFGVDSSLFAERPSIGLFPAMNASPDSDRWAISMLADQIHSLAEVFSQYTKQRSQESLGVHWLGHPAEAAPLVARQDLGANGAINFSEEISVDEETITSILNNFSDHDVQNQPSFEQRPIGHFHLANTQLQLSTYQTLVPETNPLSFSIPSEFDLLDSQWDGKSYNIYEQGVRSEEAAPFGVSAIAD, encoded by the exons GTCAACAAAAGGTGCCTCCAAGGCTCGTCGGGATCAGATCAATGTGGAGTTGCAGACTCTTCGGTCTCTTCTGCCAATCTCAGACCAAGATAAGGAACAACTTTCATACCTCCACACCATGGCTCTGGTCTGCTTCCATATACGAGAGACTCAGCTTTTTAATTCTG GCTCACATCAAATGACACCCAAAGAACCAccttttgctgctgctgttgttgtagaTCCAGAACTGGTGCATTCACTTTCGGGGTTCATTCTAGCTCTCACTGCAAAGGGGAAATTGGCCTATGTCTCTGAGAACGTACCGCATTTCCTTGGGTTTTCTGTG gtAGAACTGCTAGCACAAGGCAACTCCATCTTCGACCTCCTGAATAGCACAGCAAGCCGGATCATGCAAGAAAAACTCTCTTTTGCCCATCAGCATCCAGGCACTG AAATTGAGTTCATCATTGAAATGCGTACCTCAAGAGCCTTTCAGGTTAAGTATGGAAGGAACCGTCCAATAGTCATGCGGGGCAGATTCCTCCCACTTGACACACAGTTGACGTCTGCCCCTCCTGCTCTCACTTTTGTTGCTTTCTGTGCTCCCGTCCCTCGTGGGGTTGAAGAAGAGGACAACATGTCCCAGAACTCCACCTTCCAGAGCCAGCATACATTAGATATGAAGATTGCTGAAATGACTGAAAA TGTTATTTATCACCTTGGTTATAAGAAAGAAGAATTAATTGGTCAGTCTTGGTATTGTCTACTGCATCCTGAAGATATTGGAAGAGGGGCAGAGATGCACAGAAACCTGA TTTCAGGGCAGAGTGCTGGGAAACACAATCAGCATGTAATCATACGTTTATGCTGCAAAGACCTGAGCTGGGTCTGGGTGCAAGTCACTGCACTGAGGGAGAATGGAAAAGGAAAGCTGATCACTTGCAGAAACCACATCCTCAG GGACAAAGAAGCTCTCTACATCCAGAACCAAGACTCCACACCCAGAGGTATTTCTCCAGCTTCCTCCAAACAAAATTATTGTTCTGGAAACACACTGCAGCCGTTGAAGCCAaatgaagtcatttttttccttcatgaGCCAGGTCCAGCCAGGGAAGGGGCACCTGAGTATTCTTCTTCGCAACTTCCAGAGGCTTCTAATGTAAAAATGCTTCCTGCTCCTCTTCAGTCTCCATTTCCAACCAGTATGACTGTCCCTAGCATGAAGACTGAAGCCGTCAGCATGGAATTGTCTCAAGAAACCCAATTCCCTTTTCTTTCTGCTGAAGAGCACAAGAGTCTCTCATGCCCAGAAAGAGAGGATAGGCTGACCTCTTGCAACCCTGGTGGTTTCGGCTCGCCAAAATACACATTTTCCTCTGACAGCAGCTTTGGTGTAGACTCTTCTTTATTTGCAGAAAGGCCATCTATAGGATTGTTTCCAGCAATGAATGCGAGCCCCGATTCAGACAGGTGGGCTATCAGTATGCTAGCTGATCAAATCCACTCCCTGGCTGAAGTCTTCTCTCAATACACCAAGCAAAGGTCTCAGGAGTCTCTTGGCGTTCACTGGCTTGGACATCCTGCTGAGGCTGCTCCTCTAGTGGCAAGACAGGACTTGGGGGCTAATGGAGCCATCAACTTTTCAGAAGAAATATCAGTGGATGAAGAAACCATCACCAGTATTTTAAACAACTTCTCAGATCATGATGTCCAGAACCAACCCAGTTTTGAACAGAGACCAATAGGCCATTTTCACTTAGCAAATACCCAGTTGCAGCTTTCTACGTACCAGACTCTTGTACCAGAAACAAATCCTTTGTCTTTCTCTATACCATCTGAGTTTGATCTGCTTGATTCCCAATGGGATGGAAAATCGTATAACATATATGAGCAGG